The following are encoded together in the Synchiropus splendidus isolate RoL2022-P1 chromosome 7, RoL_Sspl_1.0, whole genome shotgun sequence genome:
- the tcf7l1b gene encoding transcription factor 7-like 1-B isoform X2 gives MPQLNGGGGDDLGANDEMISFKDEGEQEEKISENVSAERDLDDVKSSLVNESENNSSSSDSEQTERRPQTRPDTESYYEKTREYFSEALRRQQDGGFFKSPHYPGYPFLMISDLANPYLSNNSLSPSARTYLQMKWPLLDVPGSAGLKDSRSPTPGHLSNKVPVVQHAHHVHPLTPLITYSNEHFSPGTPPSHLSPEILDPKTGIPRTPHPSELSPYYPLSPGAVGSIAHPLGWLMPQQGQPMYSIPPGGFRHPYPALAMNASMSSLVSSRFSPHMVTPPPHSLHQTGIPHPAIVSPAIKQEPNSDNISPSMHAKSPIPAKKEEDKKPHIKKPLNAFMLYMKEMRAKVVAECTLKESAAINQILGRRWHSLSREEQAKYYELARKERQLHSQLYPGWSARDNYGKRKKRKRDNKPDSKPEDFSIRNKKQCVQYLPSEKMCDSPASSHGSMLDSPATPSAALASPAAPAATHSEQAQPLSLTTKPEGRMPHHFSVPGKASGSSSSSSSSSSSSSSSSQPAISIPIGTSGSQSTAPILTRPIPFTSLHPSMLSPPSPFHQAALHSHHALFQSQPLSLVTKPTE, from the exons ATGCCACAGTTAAACGGAGGTGGCGGGGATGATTTGGGGGCCAATGATGAAATGATATCTTTTAAAGACGAAggcgagcaggaggagaagatctCGGAGAATGTGTCAGCAGAACGGGACCTGGATGATGTGAAGTCGTCGTTGGTCAACGAGTCggaaaacaacagcagctccTCGGACTCCGAG caaacagagaggcgccccCAAACCAGACCAGACACAGAAAGTTACTATGAAAAGACAAGAGAGTACTTCAGTGAAG CATTGAGGCGGCAGCAAGATGGAGGCTTCTTTAAGAGCCCTCACTATCCAGGCTACCCTTTTCTCATGATCTCGGACCTGGCCAACCCGTACCTATCCAACAATTCACTGTCTCCGAGTGCAAGAACA TACCTTCAGATGAAGTGGCCTCTTTTGGACGTCCCCGGTTCCGCAGGACTCAAAGACTCACGGTCCCCGACGCCTGGCCATTTA TCGAATAAAGTGCCAGTGGTGCAGCATGCGCACCACGTCCACCCGCTGACGCCGCTCATCACCTACAGTAATGAACACTTCTCCCCTGGCACGCCGCCCTCGCACCTCTCCCCGGAGATCCTTGACCCAAAGACAG GAATTCCTCGGACGCCTCACCCGTCAGAGCTCTCTCCCTACTACCCGCTGTCTCCTGGTGCCGTGGGGTCCATAGCACATCCGCTCGGCTGGCTGATGCCTCA GCAGGGCCAGCCCATGTACTCCATCCCCCCGGGAGGATTCCGTCACCCTTACCCAGCGCTGGCCATGAATGCATCCATGTCCAG CTTGGTATCGAGCCGCTTCTCCCCTCACATGGTGACTCCGCCGCCGCACAGCCTCCACCAGACCGGCATCCCTCATCCCGCCATCGTCTCGCCGGCGATCAAGCAAGAACCCAACAGCGACAACATCAGCCCTTCCATGCACGC GAAGTCCCCCATCCCTGCcaagaaagaagaagacaagaagCCTCATATCAAAAAGCCTCTAAATGCTTTCATGCTGTATATGAAGGAGATGAGAGCCAAAGTAGTGGCCGAGTGCACTCTAAAGGAGAGCGCCGCCATCAACCAGATCCTTGGGAGACGG TGGCATTCCCTGTCCAGAGAGGAGCAAGCCAAATACTACGAGCTGGCCAGGAAAGAGAGGCAACTGCACTCGCAGCTCTACCCGGGATGGTCAGCACGAGATAACTAT GGCAAGagaaaaaagaggaagagagaTAACAAACCTGACTCCAAACCTGAAG ACTTCTCCATAAGAAACAAGAAGCAGTGTGTGCAGTACCTGCCCTCAGAGAAGATGTGCGACAGCCCCGCGTCCTCCCACGGCAGCATGCTGGACTCGCCAGCCACCCCCTCCGCCGCCCTGGCCTCGCCGGCGGCTCCCGCCGCCACTCACTCTGAGCAGGCGCAGCCCTTATCGCTCACCACCAAACCAGAGGGACGCATGCCCCACCACTTCTCTGTCCCCGGCAAGGCCTCAGGAtcctcgtcttcttcttcttcctcctcttcctcctcctcctcttcctcccaacCCGCCATCTCCATCCCTATTGGTACCTCAGGTAGCCAGTCGACCGCACCCATCCTCACCCGACCCATTCCCTTCACCTCCCTGCACCCCTCCATGctctcccctccctcacctTTCCACCAGGCCGCCCTCCACTCCCATCATGCCTTGTTCCAGTCGCAGCCGCTCTCTTTGGTCACCAAACCAACTGAATGA
- the tcf7l1b gene encoding transcription factor 7-like 1-B isoform X1 has translation MPQLNGGGGDDLGANDEMISFKDEGEQEEKISENVSAERDLDDVKSSLVNESENNSSSSDSEQTERRPQTRPDTESYYEKTREYFSEALRRQQDGGFFKSPHYPGYPFLMISDLANPYLSNNSLSPSARTYLQMKWPLLDVPGSAGLKDSRSPTPGHLSNKVPVVQHAHHVHPLTPLITYSNEHFSPGTPPSHLSPEILDPKTGIPRTPHPSELSPYYPLSPGAVGSIAHPLGWLMPQQGQPMYSIPPGGFRHPYPALAMNASMSSLVSSRFSPHMVTPPPHSLHQTGIPHPAIVSPAIKQEPNSDNISPSMHARKSPIPAKKEEDKKPHIKKPLNAFMLYMKEMRAKVVAECTLKESAAINQILGRRWHSLSREEQAKYYELARKERQLHSQLYPGWSARDNYGKRKKRKRDNKPDSKPEDFSIRNKKQCVQYLPSEKMCDSPASSHGSMLDSPATPSAALASPAAPAATHSEQAQPLSLTTKPEGRMPHHFSVPGKASGSSSSSSSSSSSSSSSSQPAISIPIGTSGSQSTAPILTRPIPFTSLHPSMLSPPSPFHQAALHSHHALFQSQPLSLVTKPTE, from the exons ATGCCACAGTTAAACGGAGGTGGCGGGGATGATTTGGGGGCCAATGATGAAATGATATCTTTTAAAGACGAAggcgagcaggaggagaagatctCGGAGAATGTGTCAGCAGAACGGGACCTGGATGATGTGAAGTCGTCGTTGGTCAACGAGTCggaaaacaacagcagctccTCGGACTCCGAG caaacagagaggcgccccCAAACCAGACCAGACACAGAAAGTTACTATGAAAAGACAAGAGAGTACTTCAGTGAAG CATTGAGGCGGCAGCAAGATGGAGGCTTCTTTAAGAGCCCTCACTATCCAGGCTACCCTTTTCTCATGATCTCGGACCTGGCCAACCCGTACCTATCCAACAATTCACTGTCTCCGAGTGCAAGAACA TACCTTCAGATGAAGTGGCCTCTTTTGGACGTCCCCGGTTCCGCAGGACTCAAAGACTCACGGTCCCCGACGCCTGGCCATTTA TCGAATAAAGTGCCAGTGGTGCAGCATGCGCACCACGTCCACCCGCTGACGCCGCTCATCACCTACAGTAATGAACACTTCTCCCCTGGCACGCCGCCCTCGCACCTCTCCCCGGAGATCCTTGACCCAAAGACAG GAATTCCTCGGACGCCTCACCCGTCAGAGCTCTCTCCCTACTACCCGCTGTCTCCTGGTGCCGTGGGGTCCATAGCACATCCGCTCGGCTGGCTGATGCCTCA GCAGGGCCAGCCCATGTACTCCATCCCCCCGGGAGGATTCCGTCACCCTTACCCAGCGCTGGCCATGAATGCATCCATGTCCAG CTTGGTATCGAGCCGCTTCTCCCCTCACATGGTGACTCCGCCGCCGCACAGCCTCCACCAGACCGGCATCCCTCATCCCGCCATCGTCTCGCCGGCGATCAAGCAAGAACCCAACAGCGACAACATCAGCCCTTCCATGCACGC CAGGAAGTCCCCCATCCCTGCcaagaaagaagaagacaagaagCCTCATATCAAAAAGCCTCTAAATGCTTTCATGCTGTATATGAAGGAGATGAGAGCCAAAGTAGTGGCCGAGTGCACTCTAAAGGAGAGCGCCGCCATCAACCAGATCCTTGGGAGACGG TGGCATTCCCTGTCCAGAGAGGAGCAAGCCAAATACTACGAGCTGGCCAGGAAAGAGAGGCAACTGCACTCGCAGCTCTACCCGGGATGGTCAGCACGAGATAACTAT GGCAAGagaaaaaagaggaagagagaTAACAAACCTGACTCCAAACCTGAAG ACTTCTCCATAAGAAACAAGAAGCAGTGTGTGCAGTACCTGCCCTCAGAGAAGATGTGCGACAGCCCCGCGTCCTCCCACGGCAGCATGCTGGACTCGCCAGCCACCCCCTCCGCCGCCCTGGCCTCGCCGGCGGCTCCCGCCGCCACTCACTCTGAGCAGGCGCAGCCCTTATCGCTCACCACCAAACCAGAGGGACGCATGCCCCACCACTTCTCTGTCCCCGGCAAGGCCTCAGGAtcctcgtcttcttcttcttcctcctcttcctcctcctcctcttcctcccaacCCGCCATCTCCATCCCTATTGGTACCTCAGGTAGCCAGTCGACCGCACCCATCCTCACCCGACCCATTCCCTTCACCTCCCTGCACCCCTCCATGctctcccctccctcacctTTCCACCAGGCCGCCCTCCACTCCCATCATGCCTTGTTCCAGTCGCAGCCGCTCTCTTTGGTCACCAAACCAACTGAATGA